One region of Erwinia tracheiphila genomic DNA includes:
- a CDS encoding type 2 periplasmic-binding domain-containing protein, whose translation MPASFRRARLENLSWLALDEQDALSEVCLAWARPREASAALINMKKWLPGGS comes from the coding sequence TTGCCTGCATCTTTTCGTCGTGCAAGACTGGAAAATCTTAGCTGGCTTGCCCTGGATGAACAGGATGCCTTGTCAGAAGTCTGTCTGGCCTGGGCCAGACCGCGCGAGGCCAGCGCCGCATTAATAAATATGAAAAAATGGTTGCCTGGCGGATCATAA
- the mlc gene encoding sugar metabolism global transcriptional regulator Mlc, which produces MITDSQPGHIDQIKQINAGVVYRLIDRYGPISRIDLARKAHLAPASITKIVREMVDAHLVQETEFQELGSRGRPAVALTLDTVAWHYLSVRIGYGTITLALRDLSSVLLVEDVLPLPVTASEPLLIRIISEIDGFFNRHQEKLERLTAIAVTLPGIVDAEKGIIHHLPFYQADNIPLGPELKSRTGLPVYLQHDVCAWLLAESFFGAAKDTSEVIQVVIDHHVTAGAIVGGRLLHGGGKLLVEIGHTQVEPYGKQCYCGNQGCLETVASCESILAMASSRIRTSNSRQEPLNIVTIESLCEAAVAGERWAKDIITDVGYNVGRILAVMVNLLNPQKILIGSPLNAAKAVLYPAITDCIRRQAFPSYSAGVVVQETSFQNEGTLPGAALIKDALYNGSLLLRLLQG; this is translated from the coding sequence GTGATAACGGACAGTCAACCTGGCCACATAGACCAGATCAAACAAATCAATGCAGGCGTCGTTTATCGGCTAATCGATCGCTATGGTCCGATTTCACGCATTGACCTTGCCAGAAAAGCGCATCTGGCACCTGCCAGCATCACCAAAATTGTGCGTGAAATGGTGGATGCGCATCTGGTTCAGGAAACCGAATTCCAGGAATTGGGTAGCCGTGGGCGGCCTGCCGTGGCCCTGACGCTTGACACCGTCGCATGGCACTATCTTTCGGTACGCATCGGTTATGGTACCATCACGCTGGCGCTGCGAGATTTGAGTAGCGTGTTGTTGGTGGAAGATGTCTTGCCGCTTCCGGTTACTGCCTCTGAGCCGCTGCTGATCAGAATTATCTCTGAGATTGATGGTTTTTTTAACCGTCATCAGGAAAAACTGGAGCGGCTTACCGCGATTGCCGTCACCCTGCCAGGTATTGTGGACGCTGAAAAAGGCATCATCCATCATCTGCCTTTTTATCAGGCCGACAATATACCACTTGGGCCTGAGCTGAAAAGTCGAACCGGCCTGCCCGTTTACCTGCAGCATGATGTCTGTGCATGGCTTTTGGCTGAATCATTTTTTGGCGCTGCAAAAGATACCAGCGAAGTTATTCAGGTGGTGATTGATCATCACGTCACGGCTGGCGCGATAGTCGGGGGACGCCTGTTGCACGGAGGAGGCAAACTGCTGGTTGAAATCGGCCATACGCAGGTTGAACCCTATGGCAAGCAATGCTACTGCGGTAACCAGGGCTGCCTCGAAACCGTGGCCAGTTGTGAAAGTATACTCGCAATGGCATCATCCAGAATACGCACATCAAACAGCCGTCAGGAGCCGTTAAACATCGTGACGATTGAAAGCTTATGTGAAGCCGCAGTCGCGGGAGAGCGCTGGGCAAAAGATATCATTACGGACGTGGGATATAATGTTGGTCGTATTCTTGCCGTCATGGTTAACCTGCTCAACCCTCAAAAGATTCTGATTGGCTCGCCGCTCAATGCGGCAAAGGCCGTTTTGTACCCCGCGATTACTGACTGCATTCGACGGCAGGCATTCCCTTCCTACAGCGCCGGGGTAGTCGTACAGGAAACCAGCTTCCAGAATGAGGGAACGTTGCCTGGCGCGGCGCTGATAAAAGACGCCCTTTACAATGGTTCGCTGTTGCTTCGTCTTTTGCAGGGCTGA
- the bioD gene encoding dethiobiotin synthase — MLKRLFVTGTDTGVGKTVISRALLQKLSGGNRCVAGFKPVAKGSQRTDRGLRNNDALILQAASSLALPYSAVNPITLQDDEISISEHGGVDYRLLSASLNALSEQTDHVVVEGTGGWRSLMNDMRPLSEWVVSEKLAVIMVVGIKLGCISHALLTAQAIANDGLPLIGWVANRINPGLANYTEIIEVLSKSIPSPLMAELPYLPKIETRELANYFDLSQVAHN; from the coding sequence ATGTTAAAGCGTTTATTTGTCACCGGAACAGACACTGGCGTGGGGAAAACGGTAATCAGCCGCGCACTTTTACAAAAACTGTCTGGCGGGAACAGATGCGTAGCGGGTTTTAAACCCGTCGCAAAAGGCAGCCAGCGTACTGACAGAGGCTTGCGAAATAATGATGCATTAATTTTACAGGCCGCTTCATCGCTGGCGCTTCCTTATTCTGCTGTTAATCCCATCACGTTACAGGATGACGAAATTAGCATTAGCGAGCATGGCGGCGTTGATTACCGGCTGTTAAGCGCAAGTCTGAACGCCTTGAGTGAGCAGACAGACCATGTGGTGGTCGAAGGGACCGGGGGATGGCGTAGTCTGATGAATGACATGCGGCCTCTGTCTGAGTGGGTGGTGTCGGAAAAGCTGGCAGTCATCATGGTGGTAGGCATCAAACTGGGCTGTATCAGCCATGCGCTGTTGACCGCGCAGGCGATAGCGAATGATGGTCTGCCACTGATCGGCTGGGTGGCAAACCGTATTAATCCTGGTTTAGCTAATTACACGGAAATTATAGAGGTGTTGAGTAAAAGCATTCCCTCGCCATTAATGGCTGAACTGCCTTACTTACCGAAAATTGAGACGCGGGAGCTGGCAAACTATTTCGACCTTAGTCAGGTCGCGCATAACTGA
- a CDS encoding osmoprotectant ABC transporter ATP-binding protein OsmV, giving the protein MIKLENLTRTFTQENGTTINAVDNVSLNVPEGEMCILLGPSGCGKSTTLKMINRLILSTSGKILINGEDTSELDTVALRRNIGYVIQQIGLFPNMAIEENITVVSKMLGWDKKHCHVRASELMSMFALDPKSFLHRYPREMSGGQQQRIGVIRALAADPPVLLMDEPFGAVDQINREVIQNEFLDMQRQLKKTVMLVSHDIDEALKLGDRIAVFDQEKIVQCASPDELLATPRNDFVGSFVGQDRTLKRLLLVSASDVTDQQPTITVQLSTPRSEAFGMMDDNDMRSITVVGQEQRPLGYVKRREARAIAGSCSDILHTFKVTGRAEENLRVVLSKLHEHDTTWMPIVDEEGRYSSEISQDYIATYLSSGRTRRALNLV; this is encoded by the coding sequence ATGATAAAATTGGAAAACCTCACCAGGACGTTTACCCAGGAAAATGGCACCACGATAAATGCCGTGGATAACGTCAGTCTGAACGTACCCGAAGGGGAAATGTGCATACTCCTTGGCCCTTCCGGCTGTGGTAAATCCACTACGCTTAAAATGATTAACCGGCTTATTCTCTCAACCAGCGGTAAAATTCTAATTAACGGTGAAGACACCAGCGAACTGGATACGGTGGCCCTGCGCCGCAATATTGGCTACGTCATTCAGCAGATTGGTCTTTTTCCCAATATGGCCATCGAAGAAAATATTACCGTTGTGTCCAAAATGCTGGGTTGGGATAAGAAGCACTGCCATGTACGTGCCAGTGAACTGATGAGCATGTTCGCACTGGACCCGAAAAGTTTCCTGCACCGCTACCCCAGAGAGATGTCGGGTGGTCAGCAACAGCGTATCGGTGTGATCCGTGCTCTGGCGGCAGATCCACCAGTTTTATTGATGGATGAACCTTTTGGTGCGGTTGACCAGATTAACCGTGAGGTTATCCAGAATGAATTTCTTGATATGCAGCGCCAGCTGAAGAAAACGGTGATGCTGGTCAGCCATGACATTGACGAAGCACTCAAGCTGGGTGACCGGATTGCGGTCTTCGACCAGGAAAAAATTGTACAGTGCGCCAGCCCTGATGAGTTGCTGGCTACGCCCCGTAATGATTTCGTCGGTTCCTTTGTCGGCCAGGACCGTACTCTCAAGCGTCTGTTACTGGTTTCAGCCAGTGATGTTACCGATCAACAACCTACGATTACCGTGCAGCTGTCTACCCCGCGGTCTGAAGCCTTTGGCATGATGGATGATAATGATATGCGCTCCATTACCGTTGTGGGCCAGGAACAACGCCCGCTGGGTTATGTGAAACGTCGGGAAGCTCGCGCAATCGCCGGAAGCTGTAGCGATATACTGCATACCTTTAAGGTAACGGGACGAGCGGAAGAAAATCTGCGGGTGGTGCTGTCAAAACTCCACGAACATGACACCACCTGGATGCCAATTGTGGATGAAGAGGGCCGTTACAGTAGCGAGATTTCCCAGGATTATATTGCCACTTATCTCAGCTCTGGCCGTACACGCCGTGCGCTGAATCTGGTCTAA
- the osmW gene encoding osmoprotectant ABC transporter permease OsmW — MWLVSLAVGMPIVIGVPVGILIVRYKWLETPVLGLATIILTIPTIALFGMMIPLFSLIGQGIGVLPAVTVVFLYSLLPVVRNTHTALENLPDELREAGRGIGMTFWQRLRWVEIPMALPVIFGGIRAAVVMDVGVMDIAAVIGAGGLGLLLLDGISGSDIRLLITGSVMICLMAIILDWLLHRLQLAMTPKGIR, encoded by the coding sequence CTGTGGTTGGTTAGTCTGGCCGTAGGAATGCCGATTGTGATTGGCGTTCCGGTAGGGATTCTGATTGTCCGTTATAAGTGGCTGGAAACCCCGGTACTCGGTCTGGCCACCATTATACTCACCATTCCGACTATTGCACTGTTCGGTATGATGATTCCACTTTTTTCACTGATCGGCCAGGGGATTGGGGTTCTGCCCGCCGTAACGGTCGTGTTTCTTTATTCCCTGCTGCCTGTCGTACGCAATACCCATACCGCGCTTGAAAATCTGCCGGACGAACTGCGCGAGGCGGGACGGGGCATCGGCATGACCTTCTGGCAGCGTTTACGCTGGGTAGAGATTCCAATGGCGCTGCCGGTTATCTTTGGTGGCATCCGTGCCGCCGTAGTGATGGACGTCGGCGTCATGGACATTGCTGCGGTAATTGGTGCCGGCGGGCTTGGCCTTCTGCTGCTGGATGGAATCAGCGGTAGCGATATTCGTTTGCTGATTACAGGCTCAGTGATGATTTGCCTGATGGCGATAATTCTCGACTGGCTGCTGCACCGCCTGCAGCTGGCGATGACACCAAAGGGGATTAGATAA
- a CDS encoding glycine betaine ABC transporter substrate-binding protein, translated as MAQTTHLTRWVFKTALVLGMLAGSTSIVSAAAPIVMATQSYTEQHALSAMTTLYLNKKGFQIEPKTNIATTISRNAMINKQINMTWEYTGTSLIIFNHINKPMSSEEDWQTVKNLDARLGLVWLNPAPMNDTYAFAMQRKRAEKEHIDTLSQLVAKIEKVRREDPDHNWTLGLDLEFAGRADGLKLLQKVYNMPLDRPQIRQMDPGLVYTTDGRVKGFDLKVLKDDKGFFPSYAVTPVLTQETQDSPPGLEEALNALSPLITNEAITEMNKRVDIDHQSPQQVGCDFLKSKGLL; from the coding sequence ATGGCGCAGACCACTCATCTGACCCGTTGGGTTTTTAAAACGGCATTGGTACTTGGTATGCTGGCAGGCTCGACAAGCATTGTCAGTGCTGCCGCTCCCATAGTAATGGCCACGCAAAGCTATACGGAACAGCACGCCCTGTCAGCAATGACCACACTTTATCTGAATAAAAAAGGGTTTCAGATTGAACCTAAAACCAACATCGCGACCACGATTAGCCGTAATGCAATGATCAATAAACAAATTAATATGACCTGGGAATATACCGGCACCTCGCTGATTATTTTTAACCATATCAATAAACCGATGTCGTCTGAAGAAGACTGGCAGACGGTTAAAAATCTTGATGCCCGACTTGGTCTGGTCTGGCTGAATCCGGCACCGATGAATGACACCTATGCGTTTGCAATGCAGCGCAAGCGCGCCGAGAAAGAGCACATCGACACCCTGTCGCAGCTGGTTGCTAAGATTGAAAAGGTACGTCGTGAAGACCCGGATCATAACTGGACACTGGGGCTTGATCTTGAGTTTGCAGGGCGAGCTGATGGCCTTAAGCTATTGCAGAAAGTTTATAATATGCCGCTGGATCGCCCCCAGATCCGCCAGATGGACCCCGGTCTGGTGTATACCACTGACGGCAGGGTTAAAGGATTCGATCTCAAAGTGCTGAAGGATGATAAAGGTTTTTTCCCAAGCTATGCCGTAACGCCAGTACTGACGCAAGAAACGCAGGATTCACCCCCCGGGCTGGAAGAGGCGCTGAATGCGCTGTCTCCCTTGATCACCAATGAAGCAATCACAGAAATGAACAAGCGCGTAGATATTGACCACCAGTCACCGCAACAGGTGGGCTGCGATTTCCTGAAATCAAAAGGTTTACTCTAA
- a CDS encoding ABC transporter permease, with translation MVIGPLIYGLGLDTIKARQVDLIYLGKKHMLLVFLSMLATLIVGVPSGIILSRPFARRWAEFVMQIFNIGNTLPPLAVLAMAMVIIGIGERAAIITLFLASLLPIVPNTYSGLCAVPASLLEAANGIGMTKSQRLYKVELPNASPVIMSGILIATAINVGTAPLAFLIGASNYGELIFPGIYLNDFPTLILGAVATALFALILDMLLAGLNRLLSPHVTA, from the coding sequence ATGGTGATCGGCCCGCTCATCTACGGACTGGGCCTCGATACCATCAAGGCGCGTCAGGTTGACCTGATTTACCTCGGGAAAAAGCACATGCTGCTGGTTTTCTTGTCGATGCTGGCAACACTTATTGTTGGCGTTCCCAGCGGGATCATTCTTAGCCGCCCTTTCGCCCGGCGCTGGGCTGAATTTGTTATGCAAATCTTCAATATCGGCAATACTCTCCCGCCGCTGGCAGTGCTTGCTATGGCGATGGTGATCATTGGTATTGGTGAACGGGCAGCAATTATTACACTCTTTCTGGCGTCACTGTTACCCATTGTCCCTAATACGTATTCGGGTTTATGCGCGGTTCCGGCCTCGTTACTCGAAGCCGCGAACGGCATCGGTATGACCAAAAGCCAACGTCTGTATAAAGTAGAGTTGCCAAACGCTTCACCTGTGATTATGTCGGGTATTCTTATCGCTACGGCTATCAACGTCGGAACAGCGCCACTGGCATTTTTAATTGGCGCAAGCAACTATGGCGAACTGATCTTTCCCGGCATCTATCTCAATGATTTTCCAACGCTGATTTTGGGTGCGGTAGCAACTGCCCTGTTTGCGCTCATCCTTGACATGTTGCTGGCCGGTCTGAACCGTTTACTCAGTCCGCACGTTACAGCATAA
- a CDS encoding DUF1161 domain-containing protein produces MKNIMWTLGALIIAAPLMVQASCESVKADINQKIINNGVPLGSFSLEIVPNDQADRASGQVVGHCDSDTQKIVYKRNDGESDTTSPARAGSSQDAPSS; encoded by the coding sequence ATGAAAAATATTATGTGGACACTCGGTGCCTTAATTATTGCCGCTCCGCTCATGGTACAGGCGTCGTGTGAATCGGTAAAAGCTGATATTAACCAGAAAATCATCAACAACGGCGTTCCTTTGGGAAGTTTTTCGCTTGAAATTGTACCAAACGATCAGGCCGATCGCGCCAGCGGCCAGGTTGTCGGGCATTGCGATAGCGATACGCAGAAAATTGTTTATAAACGTAACGACGGCGAGAGTGATACCACTTCTCCTGCCCGGGCTGGCTCGTCACAAGATGCCCCGTCATCCTGA
- a CDS encoding DUF1283 family protein, producing the protein MVTMKKWQKKCAMALFISGALFGLEQSAVAKSDTLIIQDGSSALSNEQARQQKLQWNQTQRLRSKENLRDEKNFDKNDRAIDNRDACDQSLNVNAYWEPGTQRCLDRRTGRPVAS; encoded by the coding sequence ATGGTGACAATGAAAAAATGGCAAAAAAAGTGCGCTATGGCGCTGTTTATCTCAGGTGCGCTGTTCGGCCTTGAGCAAAGTGCCGTGGCAAAAAGCGATACCTTGATCATTCAGGATGGCAGTAGTGCGCTGAGTAATGAACAAGCCCGTCAACAGAAGCTTCAGTGGAATCAGACTCAGCGTTTGCGCAGTAAAGAAAATCTGCGCGATGAAAAGAATTTCGACAAAAATGACCGCGCGATTGACAACCGCGATGCCTGTGACCAGAGCCTTAACGTCAATGCTTACTGGGAACCTGGCACCCAGCGTTGTCTGGACCGCCGCACCGGCCGTCCTGTCGCATCGTGA
- a CDS encoding IS3 family transposase (programmed frameshift) translates to MKKRFSDEQIISILREAEAGVSARELCRKHAISDATFYTGRKKFGGMEVPEVKRLKSLEEENARLKKLLAEAMLDKEALKVALGRKFLTTDQKREAVEVMCEITGLSQRRACRLAGLSLSTCRYSVQRPAADAQLSLRITELALERRRFGYRRIWQLLRREGLHVNHKRVYRIYHLNGLGVKRRRRRKGLATERLPLLRPDAPNLTWSMDFVMDALSSGRRIKCLTCVDDFTKECLTITAAFGISGVQVARILDGLALFRGYPATIRTDQGPEFTCCALEQWAFEHGVELRLIQPGKPTQNGFIESFNGRFRDECLNEHWFSDILHARKIINDWRQDYNESRPHSSLNYQTPLEFAACWRNGKHEEKPTDITN, encoded by the exons ATGAAGAAGCGATTTTCCGACGAACAGATCATCAGTATTCTCCGCGAGGCCGAAGCCGGGGTTTCGGCCCGGGAACTCTGCCGCAAGCATGCTATTTCAGACGCTACCTTCTACACCGGGCGCAAGAAGTTTGGCGGCATGGAAGTCCCCGAAGTGAAGCGGCTCAAGTCACTTGAAGAGGAGAACGCCCGCCTCAAGAAGCTGCTCGCTGAAGCCATGCTGGATAAGGAGGCGCTTAAGGTGGCTCTGGGCCGAAAGT TTCTGACGACAGACCAGAAGCGGGAAGCCGTGGAAGTCATGTGTGAGATAACGGGTCTGTCGCAACGTCGTGCCTGCAGGCTGGCCGGTCTGTCCCTTTCAACCTGCCGTTATTCGGTTCAGCGTCCGGCTGCTGACGCGCAACTATCTCTGCGTATCACAGAGCTGGCACTTGAACGTCGCCGATTTGGTTACCGGCGCATCTGGCAGTTATTGCGTCGGGAGGGCCTTCACGTCAACCACAAGAGGGTTTACCGCATCTATCACCTTAACGGTCTCGGTGTAAAACGCAGGCGACGCCGTAAGGGTCTGGCGACTGAGCGGCTTCCGCTTCTCCGCCCGGATGCGCCGAACCTGACATGGTCGATGGATTTTGTCATGGATGCACTTTCCAGCGGCCGCCGGATTAAGTGCCTGACCTGCGTGGATGATTTCACGAAGGAGTGTCTGACGATCACCGCCGCTTTCGGTATTTCAGGCGTTCAGGTCGCACGTATTCTGGACGGCCTCGCGCTGTTTCGCGGCTATCCGGCAACGATAAGAACCGATCAGGGCCCGGAATTTACCTGCTGTGCGCTCGAACAGTGGGCTTTTGAGCATGGTGTAGAACTGCGACTTATCCAGCCGGGTAAGCCAACACAGAACGGATTTATTGAGAGTTTTAACGGACGCTTTCGGGATGAATGCCTGAATGAGCACTGGTTCAGCGATATTCTTCATGCCCGGAAAATCATTAATGACTGGCGGCAGGATTATAACGAGTCCAGACCTCATTCATCGCTGAATTACCAGACGCCGCTTGAATTTGCAGCATGCTGGCGAAACGGGAAACATGAAGAAAAACCAACCGACATTACTAACTGA
- a CDS encoding IS4 family transposase, whose protein sequence is MELSQALGIINAATPERARSLADLIPPELIQQALTLTDTVTLRKRKLSLESMIWLVVGMSIFCDRPMTEIVNLMDITDRTGAPFTARSAVIQRRKTLGENAVRELFDITQQHWNQQAAHPKWHGLNLFAVDGVVWRTADTPENRAVFSKHSSQYGEGGYPQVRMVCLMELSSHLIAASAFDSEKVSEMRLAEHLTEKTPNNSITLFDKAFYSMGLLHHWQTAGEHRHWLLPLKKHVQYQVVRRLGRGDELICLKTSPRARKQWPGVPEEMVARLLTRRVDGKERQVLTSLTDPNRYPGKDISELYRHRWEIELGYREAKQGMLDSRWTLRSRLPELVRQELWGVLLAYNLVRYQMVQMAFHLKGDYLPYQLSFSGAISEIIRMLITLPWASPGKMPGELRTLYEQAKWLVLPGRRERSYPRELRVKSRKYPDKKVAGHLK, encoded by the coding sequence ATGGAACTTTCCCAGGCCCTCGGCATCATCAATGCCGCCACTCCTGAGCGCGCCCGTAGTCTCGCCGACCTTATTCCTCCCGAGCTTATTCAGCAGGCGCTCACCCTGACCGATACCGTTACTTTGCGTAAACGTAAACTTTCCCTCGAATCCATGATTTGGCTTGTCGTTGGGATGTCCATTTTTTGCGATCGTCCGATGACCGAAATCGTCAATCTGATGGATATTACTGACCGGACCGGAGCTCCTTTTACCGCACGCAGCGCTGTCATTCAGCGCCGTAAGACTCTGGGTGAAAATGCAGTGCGGGAGCTTTTTGATATCACACAGCAGCACTGGAATCAGCAGGCTGCACATCCAAAATGGCACGGTCTGAATCTGTTTGCTGTCGACGGCGTGGTCTGGCGTACCGCCGATACGCCGGAAAACAGAGCCGTCTTCAGTAAACACAGCAGCCAGTACGGCGAAGGCGGCTATCCTCAGGTGCGAATGGTTTGTCTGATGGAGCTGAGCAGCCATCTGATCGCCGCCAGTGCATTCGACAGTGAAAAAGTCAGTGAAATGCGGCTGGCTGAACACCTGACGGAGAAAACCCCGAATAACAGTATCACCCTGTTCGATAAGGCATTTTATTCGATGGGTCTGCTTCATCACTGGCAGACAGCAGGAGAACACCGTCACTGGTTGTTGCCGTTGAAAAAACACGTACAGTATCAGGTGGTTCGCCGTTTGGGGCGTGGAGATGAACTGATATGCCTGAAAACCAGTCCACGAGCCAGGAAGCAATGGCCAGGGGTCCCGGAAGAAATGGTGGCAAGACTGCTGACCCGCAGGGTAGACGGTAAAGAGAGGCAGGTGCTGACGTCACTGACAGACCCGAATCGCTATCCGGGTAAAGATATCAGCGAGCTATATCGCCACCGCTGGGAAATAGAACTGGGCTACCGGGAAGCAAAGCAGGGTATGCTGGACAGCCGGTGGACATTACGCAGTCGCCTGCCGGAGCTGGTGAGACAGGAGCTATGGGGGGTACTGCTGGCTTATAACCTGGTGCGATATCAGATGGTGCAGATGGCGTTCCATCTGAAAGGAGATTACCTGCCTTACCAGCTGAGCTTCAGTGGAGCGATAAGCGAAATAATCCGGATGCTGATAACCCTGCCCTGGGCTTCGCCGGGAAAAATGCCGGGAGAACTGAGAACCCTGTATGAACAGGCGAAATGGCTTGTGTTACCGGGTAGAAGAGAGCGAAGTTACCCGAGAGAGTTGAGGGTAAAGAGCAGGAAATATCCGGATAAAAAGGTTGCTGGTCACCTTAAGTGA
- a CDS encoding tyrosine-type recombinase/integrase, giving the protein MSYLTENEINTLLGSVKGDYYRIAVLCLATGARWGEAYGLKAEHIIHNNVMFPHTKNGKKRVVPVSQEVADIVKMHESGRLFKVSYSRFRKMMKAAKPNLPKGQAAHALRHTFATHFMMKGGNIITLQRILGHADVSQTMTYAHFSPDYLADAVSFNPLSEVSTLRPQLSGQKGVSGG; this is encoded by the coding sequence ATGTCATACCTTACTGAGAACGAGATTAACACTCTTCTTGGCTCAGTAAAGGGTGATTATTACAGGATAGCCGTTCTTTGTTTAGCGACAGGGGCGCGATGGGGGGAGGCTTACGGACTCAAGGCAGAACATATCATCCACAACAACGTTATGTTTCCTCATACCAAAAATGGGAAAAAGCGCGTTGTTCCAGTCTCGCAGGAGGTGGCTGATATTGTTAAAATGCACGAGTCAGGGCGGTTGTTCAAAGTCAGTTACAGCCGTTTTCGCAAAATGATGAAGGCAGCGAAACCTAATCTGCCAAAGGGACAGGCGGCCCATGCACTACGGCATACCTTTGCCACTCACTTTATGATGAAGGGCGGGAACATCATAACCCTGCAAAGAATACTTGGTCATGCAGACGTATCGCAGACCATGACCTATGCACATTTTTCCCCGGACTATTTAGCAGATGCGGTAAGCTTTAACCCGTTATCTGAAGTGTCCACATTGCGACCACAGTTATCAGGTCAAAAGGGGGTAAGTGGGGGGTAA